From a single Capsicum annuum cultivar UCD-10X-F1 chromosome 12, UCD10Xv1.1, whole genome shotgun sequence genomic region:
- the LOC107851364 gene encoding protein GAMETE CELL DEFECTIVE 1, mitochondrial isoform X2 has translation MRVLQRILTNFPPKPLPKTLKNFNFVAPFCTGNDWSGNNIGSDLGWDSDSGSNSWSTGLTKEHFDGQVVGRQMGSGQPGGFGSARWTDEEMEKVKQLEAENRKGKAFVNGWDDRMKDISVLMKQVMEPGARGSYLKDSEKTEMYKKHKENPELYTVERLAKDYRIMRQRVHAILWLKELEEEEEKKLGHPLDDSVELLLDTCPEFFNSHDREFHVATLPYKPDFKVMPEGWDGTTRDPDEVHYEISMKEDEMLYQEFVQRMNFNKMKMAKQVKCHKYSRRRPSNGWNFTVEMLGSRGKRGNGGGWKFVSQPDGSSRPLDEFEKMFVKRETPRRRKKILP, from the exons ATGCGAGTTTTACAACGAATCTTAACAAATTTCCCCCCAAAACCACTTCCTAAAACCCTAAAAAACTTCAATTTTGTTGCGCCTTTTTGTACTGGAAATGATTGGAGTGGGAATAATATCGGGTCTGATTTGGGTTGGGATTCGGATTCGGGTTCGAATTCATGGTCAACTGGGTTAACTAAGGAGCATTTTGATGGACAAGTTGTGGGTCGACAAATGGGTTCGGGTCAACCCGGTGGGTTCGGGTCAGCGAGGTGGACTGATGAAGAAATGGAAAAAGTGAAGCAACTTGAAGCTGAGAATAGAAAAGGGAAAGCTTTTGTTAATGGATGGGATGATAGAATGAAGGATATCAGTGTTTTGATGAAACAG GTAATGGAACCAGGTGCAAGGGGGTCTTATTTGAAGGATTCAGAAAAGACAGAAATGTACAAGAAGCATAAGGAGAACCCAGAGTTGTATACTGTTGAGCGCTTAGCAAAAGATTACAGGATCATGAGGCAGAGAGTTCATGCAATTCTATGGCTGAAGGAACTTgaggaggaggaagagaagaagctTGGGCATCCGTTGGATGACTCAGTAGAGCTCTTGCTTGATACATGCCCAGA ATTTTTCAATTCTCACGACAGGGAATTTCATGTTGCAACTCTTCCTTATAAACCCGACTTCAAGGTCATGCCCGAGGGTTGGGATGGGACTACGAGGGATCCTGATGAGGTGCACTATGAAATATCAATGAAGGAAGATGAGATGTTGTATCAAGAGTTTGTCCAAAGGATGAACTTTAACAAGATGAAG ATGGCGAAACAAGTGAAATGCCACAAGTATAGCCGCAGGCGCCCTTCAAATGGCTGGAATTTCACTGTTGAGATGCTAGGATCTCGTGGCAAGCGTGGGAATGGTGGTGGCTGGAAGTTTGTTAGTCAACCTGACGGTTCCAGTCGACCCCTTGATGAGTTCGAGAAGATGTTTGTCAAGCGAGAGACCCCACGACGAAGGAAAAAAATTCTTCCTTGA
- the LOC107851364 gene encoding protein GAMETE CELL DEFECTIVE 1, mitochondrial isoform X1, with amino-acid sequence MRVLQRILTNFPPKPLPKTLKNFNFVAPFCTGNDWSGNNIGSDLGWDSDSGSNSWSTGLTKEHFDGQVVGRQMGSGQPGGFGSARWTDEEMEKVKQLEAENRKGKAFVNGWDDRMKDISVLMKQQKKHLEHNGIALLVKLSCVMEPGARGSYLKDSEKTEMYKKHKENPELYTVERLAKDYRIMRQRVHAILWLKELEEEEEKKLGHPLDDSVELLLDTCPEFFNSHDREFHVATLPYKPDFKVMPEGWDGTTRDPDEVHYEISMKEDEMLYQEFVQRMNFNKMKMAKQVKCHKYSRRRPSNGWNFTVEMLGSRGKRGNGGGWKFVSQPDGSSRPLDEFEKMFVKRETPRRRKKILP; translated from the exons ATGCGAGTTTTACAACGAATCTTAACAAATTTCCCCCCAAAACCACTTCCTAAAACCCTAAAAAACTTCAATTTTGTTGCGCCTTTTTGTACTGGAAATGATTGGAGTGGGAATAATATCGGGTCTGATTTGGGTTGGGATTCGGATTCGGGTTCGAATTCATGGTCAACTGGGTTAACTAAGGAGCATTTTGATGGACAAGTTGTGGGTCGACAAATGGGTTCGGGTCAACCCGGTGGGTTCGGGTCAGCGAGGTGGACTGATGAAGAAATGGAAAAAGTGAAGCAACTTGAAGCTGAGAATAGAAAAGGGAAAGCTTTTGTTAATGGATGGGATGATAGAATGAAGGATATCAGTGTTTTGATGAAACAG CAAAAGAAACATCTGGAACATAATGGGATAGCTCTTCTCGTCAAACTGTCCTGT GTAATGGAACCAGGTGCAAGGGGGTCTTATTTGAAGGATTCAGAAAAGACAGAAATGTACAAGAAGCATAAGGAGAACCCAGAGTTGTATACTGTTGAGCGCTTAGCAAAAGATTACAGGATCATGAGGCAGAGAGTTCATGCAATTCTATGGCTGAAGGAACTTgaggaggaggaagagaagaagctTGGGCATCCGTTGGATGACTCAGTAGAGCTCTTGCTTGATACATGCCCAGA ATTTTTCAATTCTCACGACAGGGAATTTCATGTTGCAACTCTTCCTTATAAACCCGACTTCAAGGTCATGCCCGAGGGTTGGGATGGGACTACGAGGGATCCTGATGAGGTGCACTATGAAATATCAATGAAGGAAGATGAGATGTTGTATCAAGAGTTTGTCCAAAGGATGAACTTTAACAAGATGAAG ATGGCGAAACAAGTGAAATGCCACAAGTATAGCCGCAGGCGCCCTTCAAATGGCTGGAATTTCACTGTTGAGATGCTAGGATCTCGTGGCAAGCGTGGGAATGGTGGTGGCTGGAAGTTTGTTAGTCAACCTGACGGTTCCAGTCGACCCCTTGATGAGTTCGAGAAGATGTTTGTCAAGCGAGAGACCCCACGACGAAGGAAAAAAATTCTTCCTTGA
- the LOC107849591 gene encoding U-box domain-containing protein 25 encodes MKEHEMGIPPLFRCPISLDLFKDPVTLCTGQTYDRSSIEKWLSCGNSTCPVTMQKLHDSSIVPNTTLRHLIDRWIQINYSKGYDLDCFQTVDDSFVVLKHNLLSKKVEALEKVLALSEDLPFENCPLIQLDFFQMVVELALENAVEENLMFVEKALVCGLKLLPFSDLATLNMLKEDESKFTNLLFLFEKGTFIIKKSLCHFISAISSSLQLKELTSMLGKSKILIQQLVHHIDNKLDGFEESIKALSALSSVEENRKVIAKENAVKSLITYIVSAPKCQYTSLFALVMAMKTIETLLVVESAKEEVLDHPNGVSEIVKMVFRVSSDNAASESAVNCLIILCRDFKDVREKAICCGILTKLLLLLQSQCNGRTKNKARMLLKLLRSMCNGDQK; translated from the coding sequence ATGAAGGAGCATGAAATGGGAATTCCACCTTTGTTTAGGTGTCCAATAAGCCTGGATTTGTTTAAAGATCCAGTAACTTTATGCACAGGCCAAACCTATGATAGATCCAGTATTGAGAAATGGTTGTCTTGTGGGAATTCAACTTGTCCTGTCACAATGCAGAAGCTTCATGACTCATCTATTGTGCCAAACACCACACTTCGCCATTTGATCGATCGATGGATCCAAATAAACTACAGTAAAGGTTATGATCTTGATTGCTTTCAAACAGTTGATGATTCATTTGTCGTGCTCAAGCACAATCTTCTGTCAAAGAAAGTTGAAGCGCTGGAGAAAGTTCTTGCTTTATCAGAAGATCTTCCTTTCGAAAACTGTCCCTTGATTCAACTAGATTTCTTCCAAATGGTTGTTGAATTAGCCTTGGAAAATGCAGTTGAAGAGAATCTCATGTTTGTGGAGAAAGCATTAGTTTGTGGATTGAAGTTGCTGCCATTTAGTGACTTGGCAACTCTAAACATGCTCAAAGAAGATGAATCAAAGTTCACAAACTTGTTGTTTCTGTTCGAGAAAGGTACTTTCATCATCAAGAAAAGTTTGTGTCATTTCATCTCAGCAATTTCATCATCCTTGCAGTTGAAAGAACTTACATCTATGTTGGGTAAGTCCAAGATTCTTATTCAACAACTCGTTCATCATATCGACAACAAACTAGATGGTTTCGAAGAATCAATCAAAGCTCTTTCAGCATTATCTTCTGTCGAAGAGAATCGCAAAGTTATAGCAAAGGAAAATGCAGTTAAGTCACTCATAACATACATTGTGAGTGCTCCAAAGTGTCAATACACAAGCTTATTTGCACTAGTTATGGCAATGAAAACAATTGAGACATTGTTAGTTGTAGAAAGTGCAAAAGAGGAAGTTTTGGATCATCCAAATGGTGTAAGTGAAATTGTGAAGATGGTGTTTAGAGTATCATCAGATAATGCAGCAAGTGAAAGTGCAGTGAATTGTTTGATCATTTTGTGTCGAGATTTCAAAGATGTCAGGGAGAAAGCTATTTGTTGTGGAATATTGACTAAGTTGTTGTTACTGCTTCAAAGCCAATGTAATGGAAGGACCAAAAATAAGGCTAGAATGTTGCTCAAGTTGTTGAGATCCATGTGCAATGGGGACCAAAAATGA
- the LOC107851478 gene encoding SAL1 phosphatase → MEIATFSVSSATIIKDSLSRTSLLSTKNRKPLLPLSLCLTLKASKSTLTVASMSYDKQLAAAKNAASLAARLCQKVQKVLLQADVQSKSDKSPVTVADYGSQAVVSVVLQKELGFASFSLVAEEDSGDLRKKEGKETLRRIIELVNETLASDGTYDNAPLFEEDVLAAIDSGRSEGGPSGQHWVLDPIDGTKGFLRGDQYAIALGLLDEGKVVLGVLACPNLPLASLASHNPQDDQEKVGCLFYAQVGSGTYMQSLDGSTPIKVHVTDLDNPEEASFFESFEAAHSLHDLSSLIAKKLGVRAPPVRIDSQAKYGALSRGDGAIYLRFPHKGYREKIWDHAAGYLVVAEAGGVVSDAAGNPLDFSKGRYLDLHEGIIVTNQKLMPALLKAVKDSLNEKASSL, encoded by the exons ATGGAGATAGCAACTTTCAGTGTGTCATCTGCTACTATAATAAAGGATTCCTTATCAAGAACCTCATTATTatcaacaaaaaatagaaaacccCTTTTGCCCCTTTCACTTTGTCTCACTCTCAAAGCATCAAAATCAACACTCACAGTTGCTTCAATGTCTTATGATAAACAACTTGCTGCTGCCAAGAATGCTGCTTCACTTGCTGCTCGCCTTTGTCAG AAAGTTCAAAAAGTACTGTTGCAAGCAGATGTTCAATCAAAGTCTGACAAATCTCCTGTGACTGTGGCTGATTATG GCTCACAGGCCGTGGTTAGCGTTGTTTTGCAGAAAGAGCTGGGTTTTGCGTCATTTTCATTAGTGGCTGAGGAG GATTCTGGAGACCTTCGtaaaaaagagggaaaagaaaCATTAAGGCGTATCATAGAGCTTGTCAATGAAACACTTGCAAGTGATGGAACATATGATAATGCTCCTTTATTTGAAGAAGATGTCCTTGCTGCAATTGATAGCGGTAGATCTGAAGGGGGTCCTTCTGGTCAGCATTGGGTGTTGGATCCTATTGATGGTACTAAAGG GTTTCTGAGGGGAGACCAATATGCAATTGCATTGGGATTGCTAGATGAAGGGAAGGTGGTTTTGGGCGTCCTAGCCTGTCCGAATCTTCCATTAGCTTCTCTTGCCTCCCACAATCCACAGGATGATCAAGAAAAAGTTGGTTGCCTTTTTTATGCCCAAGTTGGTTCTGGAACTTATATGCAGTCTCTTGACGGCTCTACGCCAATAAAG GTGCATGTAACTGATTTAGACAACCCTGAAGAGGCGTCtttttttgaatcttttgaaGCAGCACATTCCTTGCACGACCTATCTAGCTTGATAGCAAAG AAACTTGGTGTCAGAGCGCCCCCAGTTCGAATAGACAGCCAGGCAAAGTATGGTGCTTTGTCACGTGGAGATGGAGCAATATATCTGCGGTTTCCTCATAAAGGCTACCGCGAGAAGATTTGGGATCATGCTGCGGGATATCTTGTTGTTGCAG AAGCTGGAGGTGTAGTCTCAGATGCTGCAGGGAACCCTTTGGACTTCTCCAAGGGAAGATACCTCGATTTACATGAAGGGATAATCGTTACCAATCAAAAGCTGATGCCTGCTCTCCTTAAAGCTGTTAaagattctttgaatgagaaaGCTTCATCTTTATGA